One window from the genome of Musa acuminata AAA Group cultivar baxijiao chromosome BXJ1-4, Cavendish_Baxijiao_AAA, whole genome shotgun sequence encodes:
- the LOC135672377 gene encoding protein VERNALIZATION 3-like, which yields MSRETDPLVVGRVVGDVLDPFARSVALSVRYGSREVANGREFKPSQVVNQPRVDVGGNDLRTFYTLVMVDPDAPSPSNPTLREYLHWLVTDIPATTGSSFGQETMCYENPRPSSGIHRLVFVLFQQLGRGTVFAPVWRQNFNTREFAELYNLGSPVAAVYYNCQREAGSGGRRMYLFQN from the exons ATGAGTAGGGAGACTGATCCACTGGTTGTGGGAAGGGTGGTCGGGGATGTGTTGGATCCATTCGCGAGAAGCGTCGCCCTCAGCGTGAGGTATGGCTCCAGGGAAGTCGCAAACGGGCGCGAGTTTAAGCCCTCGCAGGTGGTGAATCAACCCAGGGTTGATGTCGGAGGCAATGACCTGAGGACCTTCTACACTCTC GTCATGGTGGATCCTGATGCGCCAAGTCCGAGCAATCCAACACTAAGAGAATACTTGCACTG GCTGGTGACAGACATCCCTGCAACCACTGGATCAAGCTTTG GGCAAGAGACGATGTGCTACGAGAATCCACGGCCGAGCTCCGGGATCCACCGCCTGGTGTTCGTGCTGTTCCAGCAGCTCGGCCGCGGCACGGTGTTCGCCCCCGTGTGGCGCCAAAACTTCAACACCAGGGAGTTCGCCGAGCTCTACAACCTCGGCTCCCCCGTCGCCGCCGTCTACTACAACTGCCAAAGGGAGGCCGGCTCCGGCGGTAGGCGCATGTACCTCTTCCAGAACTAG